The nucleotide sequence GCGCCAGATATTTCTGGCGGATTCGGTTCTGGGATGACGATGATGTCGTTGGTTCCTGGTCAGAAGACCCAACCAGCACCAACTTTTTTGAAATGGCCACTTCAGGCGGTATTCCTCAAGAAAGACAACTGCCAACCACTCCAACCATTGGCGATCCCGAAGCCGTCTCGCCAACCGCTATCCGCTGGCATTTTGAGGACACCGCCGGCAATGAAATTGGTTTTGAACTGTGGGACGCTGACAGTAATGTTTTAAAGCGGGTTGAATCGCCCAATCTGGACTATATTGAAGAAACCGGTCTGGAAGTTAATACAATGTATTTTGGCCGGCGGGTTTTGGCTTATAATGTTGGCGGCAGTTCAGCTTTATCAGCTCCAGCTGTGCCAACTCACACTTTAGCTCAAGCGCCTCATATTCAAAGCGTCACTCCGGTTAATGTTGATAAACTAAGGGTGATAATTGATCCTCAAGGCAATCCAGTCGCGACCGAAATGTCAGTCAGGGAACTGACGACCAATAGATGGGTTCAGCTTGACGGCAGTCTGGGCGAAGCTACCGTTTGGCAGGCTTATTCAGGGCCCCTGAACCAGTCGGCTTTCGGCTCCGCTCAAGCCTCCGGTTCAGGGCAGGGTGGCTGGAACGGGACAGCTGGTTTTGAAGTAACCGGCCTGGAAGCCGGGACTGAATACAGTTTTCAGGCCAAAGCCCGCAATGGCGATAACATTGAAACCGCCTTTGGTCCGGCCTCTGATCCGGTAGCGACTTTTGAAGCCGGCATGCCGATTATTAATATCTCCTTATCAGTCGGCGTTAATGCTGATCAGCCGGTTTCAGTCACCGCCAATCTTTTAGCCATTATTAAACCTTTATTTAATCCGGCTTTCATTAAAGCTAATTCTTCCCGGTTAGTTTCAATTATTGGTTTTTATCTGGTGATTGTTGGCTTGGTTTTCAGCGTCAGCAGTTTGCTGGTGTTGAATTTTGTCAAACCTGATAATGGCGGCCAAAAGAAAAAATCCAGCTGGTCAGTTTTGGCGGAAATTATTTTTGATCAGCCGCAGACGGCTTTTGACAAGCACGCTCCCCGGGCCAGGACCGGCGTTTATCTGGCTAATTACAGCCAGTTCAAACCTCTCAAGGAAGTAACCGGCGGGATTTTCTACGGTTTAGTAATTGTATTTGTTCTGGGCTTGGGCGTGATTTTAACTGATACGATTAAAGCCCAGCTGGTTGGCGACGGCCGGGAAGTCCAGCTGGGAGACAGCCTGACTTACCGGGTAGATTATGAAAATGTCGGCGACACGCCGGCGACCGGCGCCATAATAACGGCCGCCGTGCCTAATTTAACGACTTTTACTGTAAATTCAATTACTTTAAACGGTGTTGTTCAGCCCAATAACGCTAACGGTTTGGTAACAATTAACGCCGGAACGATCGCTTCTACCGGCGGCGGCTACGCTGAATACAAAGTCCGGGTCAGCGATCAGCCGGCAACCGATACCAATATTACCAATCAGGCCCGGCTGACTTATAATGAATCGCCGGATCCAATAGTATCCAGTCAGACCAGCAATTTAATCAGAGCGGCTGTTGAAGAGCCGGCAGAAGAAGTTCCGCCGGCAGAGCCGGCTCCGGAAGAAGCGGCGCCAACGCCGGCTGAACCAACTCCGGCGGCGCCGCCAGCCGAAGAGGAAGTTACTCCGCCGACTGAAGCCAGGCCGGAGCCTGGTGAAGAAGAGCTGACAGTCAGCGGCCAGGCCCGGGTGACTGATGATAAAGTTATCATTTCAGGAACGACCAGCCCCAATAGTCAGGTTAAAGTCTTTGTTGACGGAGTAGAATACGCGACCACCAGTGATGATCAGGGAATTTGGAGGCTTGAATTAGCCCAGAGCCAATTAGCGGCTGATATCGCGGTTCACACGATTGAAGCCCAGGCCATAAGAGACGGTTTAATTTCAGGCCGGGTAACAATCGCCCGGTTGGCTGTTACTCCGGAAGGGGCTTTGGTAGAGGCTGAAAAAGAGAAGCAGACTTTGACGGAGTTGCTGACTGACGTCACCGGATTTTTTTCCCGGGCGGTTGAGCAAGTAACGGCGGTTGTCAAAGCAATTGAGCCGGAAACCAGAACGACTTTGGCGGTAACCGCGCCGGTCGTGATTATCGCCAGTCCGCCGATTTTATTTAATCTGCCCAATATCCCAATTTATGTTTATAACTTATTTCCATTCTTGTTTACCGCCCTGGGCATTAAGAGAAGAAAACGGCCGTGGGGGATCGCTTACAATTCCATCAGCAAAGATCCGTTAAGTCTGGTGGTTTTGAGACTGATTGACGCCGACACCAATAAGCTGGTCCAAACCCAGGTGACTGATACTTTGGGCCGGTTCAGTTTTATACCAAAACCGGGCCGCTATTATATTGAAGCCCGCAAGCCAAATTATGTTTTCCCGTCAACAATTGTTAAAAGCGACCAGGATTTTGGCTATCAAAATATTTACCGCGGCCGGACGCCTTTGGAGATAACCGAAGAAAATATCCAGAGAATCATTCTTAACGTGCCGCTTGATCCGGCCGATCCCAGAATTAAGGTCAGTTCGCTTAAGCTGATTATCAGAAGCATTCATAATTTCTTTGGCAAGCTGGCTCTGCCAATTCTGGTTCTTGGTTTAATCGCCAGCGGTCTGGTTTATCTGGTTTCCACCAATTTGATTAACGGTTTGATGCTGGCGATTTATATTCTTTTGGCCGTCGCCCAGGTGGCTTTGGCTGAAAAAATATTAAAGCCGTGGGGAAAAGTTTATAATTCAGTTTCCTTAGAGGCGGTGCCGCTGGCTAAAATCAGCGTGATTGACACAGATAGACAACGAGTTTTAAAGAGCAGATTAAGCGATTATGAGGGCCGGTTTAATTTCCTGCCGCCGGAAGGAAAATATCAGCTGAAGGTT is from Candidatus Saccharimonadales bacterium and encodes:
- a CDS encoding DUF11 domain-containing protein, with the translated sequence EANPTGITDGTPAFSAICNDPDVGDILNKYRIQVDNNDDFSSVVWDSGAAGAVMADCTEGNRSADINFGGTPLSLDGARYFWRIRFWDDDDVVGSWSEDPTSTNFFEMATSGGIPQERQLPTTPTIGDPEAVSPTAIRWHFEDTAGNEIGFELWDADSNVLKRVESPNLDYIEETGLEVNTMYFGRRVLAYNVGGSSALSAPAVPTHTLAQAPHIQSVTPVNVDKLRVIIDPQGNPVATEMSVRELTTNRWVQLDGSLGEATVWQAYSGPLNQSAFGSAQASGSGQGGWNGTAGFEVTGLEAGTEYSFQAKARNGDNIETAFGPASDPVATFEAGMPIINISLSVGVNADQPVSVTANLLAIIKPLFNPAFIKANSSRLVSIIGFYLVIVGLVFSVSSLLVLNFVKPDNGGQKKKSSWSVLAEIIFDQPQTAFDKHAPRARTGVYLANYSQFKPLKEVTGGIFYGLVIVFVLGLGVILTDTIKAQLVGDGREVQLGDSLTYRVDYENVGDTPATGAIITAAVPNLTTFTVNSITLNGVVQPNNANGLVTINAGTIASTGGGYAEYKVRVSDQPATDTNITNQARLTYNESPDPIVSSQTSNLIRAAVEEPAEEVPPAEPAPEEAAPTPAEPTPAAPPAEEEVTPPTEARPEPGEEELTVSGQARVTDDKVIISGTTSPNSQVKVFVDGVEYATTSDDQGIWRLELAQSQLAADIAVHTIEAQAIRDGLISGRVTIARLAVTPEGALVEAEKEKQTLTELLTDVTGFFSRAVEQVTAVVKAIEPETRTTLAVTAPVVIIASPPILFNLPNIPIYVYNLFPFLFTALGIKRRKRPWGIAYNSISKDPLSLVVLRLIDADTNKLVQTQVTDTLGRFSFIPKPGRYYIEARKPNYVFPSTIVKSDQDFGYQNIYRGRTPLEITEENIQRIILNVPLDPADPRIKVSSLKLIIRSIHNFFGKLALPILVLGLIASGLVYLVSTNLINGLMLAIYILLAVAQVALAEKILKPWGKVYNSVSLEAVPLAKISVIDTDRQRVLKSRLSDYEGRFNFLPPEGKYQLKVEKEGYNYPAARKEKPKEYQNPYYGEEFQVKKGQEIVNADVPVDPVGAETPVEGTGRDSAI